The window TGCAGTCAGGACCCCAAAGCAGACCAATGCCTCTCTCTTTATTCGGAGAAAGACCGGGCTTCATGGAGGGATCCGACCACAGCACATCACCAGGAATCAAGTTCGAACCTTCCCATGGAGGATCAAGAACCGATCTTCGAGCCTTATTTAATTCTTCAAAGGATCCAAGAGACAATGTACTACTGGGATCAGGATTGAAAGCTATCCTCCTATTCTTCTTTCCTTTCGATCTCTTGGGGGTCGCCGGTGTGCTGCGAAACAGCCCGCCATGAGCAGTATATACATATTTACCAACCATGGAGGTTAAGGGAAGACCTTCAAAGCACCCAAGACATTTTCGGTACACATGCTTCCCTTTATCTCCATACTTTGTCAGTACTTCCTTCTCGAATCCGTAAACCGAAGTGCAGTATTTCGATTCATGATTTCCTCTTAAAAGATAAACACTTCTGGGCAAAAACACCTTCCAAGCTAATAAAATTAAGAAGCTTTCTAGACCCCAAGCCCCTCTGTCAACGTAATCGCCATTGAAGACAAAAAATCGGTTTTCTGATGGAAACCCAGCATCATTTAAGAGAAAAAGGAGGTCGTGCAGCTGACCGTGAAGGTCTCCGACGACCACCACGGTAGATTCGGGGCCTAACTGATCGACAGCGACACAATTGGCCTCTTTGTGGAGGATCTTGGATGCGCAGAGGACCAAGCTATCGAAAACCTCTACGGGAAACACGTCGGGCAACTGGGTCGGGTCCAGATTTCTGGATGCCCAATCAAAAACGGACATGAGGTTTCGGACCCATTCGAGACTGAGCTTTCCGTCAGCCGGCCAACCAACTGGGGTTTCCGGATTAGGCCCCAGCGGTGATGGGTTGTTTTCGGATTCGGAGTTGGCGACAGCGGAAGACGCCGAATTGGAGACCGGCGGCGGTGCTGCTGCTAATACTTCTGCAACTTCTTGAGATGCAGATGGAGCAGGAGCCACTGCTGCAATCTCTGCATCTGAATTGCTTGACATCTTTGaccaaaccctaaaaaaatacgaATTAAATGTGCATGTTTATGAATTTATATACATGAATTCGTCTGGGAATTTTGCAGAATACATAGTAATACACAGTGTACTTCTAATTGTTGCTCCAGTTTATACacataattaattttgattaatatgtcaattttttttaatttaaatcatTGTTTGGGAAGTG of the Pyrus communis chromosome 1, drPyrComm1.1, whole genome shotgun sequence genome contains:
- the LOC137733999 gene encoding serine/threonine-protein phosphatase 7-like codes for the protein MSSNSDAEIAAVAPAPSASQEVAEVLAAAPPPVSNSASSAVANSESENNPSPLGPNPETPVGWPADGKLSLEWVRNLMSVFDWASRNLDPTQLPDVFPVEVFDSLVLCASKILHKEANCVAVDQLGPESTVVVVGDLHGQLHDLLFLLNDAGFPSENRFFVFNGDYVDRGAWGLESFLILLAWKVFLPRSVYLLRGNHESKYCTSVYGFEKEVLTKYGDKGKHVYRKCLGCFEGLPLTSMVGKYVYTAHGGLFRSTPATPKRSKGKKNRRIAFNPDPSSTLSLGSFEELNKARRSVLDPPWEGSNLIPGDVLWSDPSMKPGLSPNKERGIGLLWGPDCTEDFLKKFQLKLIIRSHEGPDAREKRPGLGGMDNGYTIDHIVESGKLITLFSAPDYPQFQGTEERYRNKGAYIVLEPPNFDNPVFHSFEAITPRPKANPFYNFEEVIDSDEELDLASMATSP